The Colias croceus chromosome 23, ilColCroc2.1 genome window below encodes:
- the LOC123702351 gene encoding zinc finger protein 786-like, whose translation MKDVDAIKARKKNASMLLEHSRICPFRWMKNLYICFYCDQQFADPAILRHHNYIEHDTVSLTTIKYAMSKLKRHELVKVDITDVSCKLCNVIISDLNNLKCHLAKAHKKNIDVNITDDVLPFKVTKDNFNCAICEEKFDEYKTLNHHMNVHYQNFICEQCGTGFITPERLRTHAFSHESGSFPCESCDKVYRSMNAKNEHFANVHKQVRRHRCPHCPETFRNYFQRNKHISAVHGLKLKEFKCTLCPKVFTSSGKLGVHVRTVHLKMKRHACDLCEWKFYSKSELKEHMVRHGGERKFHCNICKKAYARKYTLREHMRIHENDRRFICSYCGGSFVQKCSLKHHVKVNHPTVKIDEFHSVIS comes from the coding sequence ATGAAAGACGTAGACGCCATTAAAGCGAGGAAAAAGAACGCCTCGATGCTTCTGGAACATTCGAGAATATGCCCGTTTAGATGGATGAAGAATCTGTACATTTGCTTCTATTGTGACCAACAATTTGCCGACCCGGCTATTTTGAGACACCATAATTATATAGAACACGATACAGTCTCTCTAACGACGATAAAATATGCTATGTCCAAATTGAAAAGACACGAACTGGTCAAAGTTGATATAACAGATGTTAGTTGTAAATTATGCAATGTTATTATAAGTGATTTGAACAATCTAAAGTGCCATTTGGCCAAAGCACATAAAAAGAACATAGATGTGAATATAACAGATGATGTACTGCCGTTTAAAGTGACGAAAGACAATTTTAACTGTGCTATTTGTGAAGAGAAATTCGATGAGTATAAAACTCTGAATCATCATATGAATGTACACTATCAGAATTTTATTTGCGAGCAATGTGGTACTGGGTTTATTACGCCGGAGCGACTCCGTACTCACGCGTTTTCTCATGAGAGCGGATCTTTCCCTTGTGAGAGTTGTGACAAAGTATATAGATCTATGAATGCGAAAAACGAACATTTTGCTAACGTACATAAACAAGTTAGAAGACACAGATGTCCTCATTGTCCGGAAACCTTTAGGAActattttcaaagaaataaacatatatcAGCTGTACACGGCTTGAAGTTGAAGGAATTTAAATGCACGCTCTGTCCTAAAGTATTTACGTCTAGTGGGAAGCTAGGAGTGCATGTTAGGACAGTGCACTTGAAAATGAAAAGGCATGCCTGTGATCTTTGCGAATGGAAGTTTTATTCTAAGTCAGAGTTAAAGGAACACATGGTTAGACATGGTGGTGAAAGAAAGTTCCAttgtaatatttgtaaaaaggCGTACGCTAGGAAATATACGTTGAGAGAACATATGCGAATTCATGAGAATGATAGACGGTTTATATGTAGCTATTGTGGCGGCTCGTTTGTACAGAAGTGTAGTCTAAAACATCATGTCAAAGTAAACCATCCGACTGTTAAAATTGACGAGTTTCATAGCGTTATATCCTAA